A window of Acropora muricata isolate sample 2 chromosome 3, ASM3666990v1, whole genome shotgun sequence contains these coding sequences:
- the LOC136911011 gene encoding uncharacterized protein, giving the protein MSSHSQIIAALGRPFHLGMLYDRRLEQLILGKTLWSPDSLSQAVTTTTKPFTNSEVLAEDTIDDKASALNIKANLKLSFLGGLFNVEGAAKYLDDRKTSTHHSRVVLKYETTTELKELTMEHLGRGKVQYPEVFDQDIATDVVVGIVYGANAFLIFDQEVSKDESFKEVHGNMKVLVKALPGISVDGKGSVDIKEDQKKKTEKMLCKMYGDFRTEESPTTYEEAVRVYKQLPSLIGDKGQNAVAVQVYLRPLSEIDSKGQRMVREISVNYMSQTCEIQEHIQSIEAQCSDLMREDVCSSFPRVKKQLSFFKSKISGYKIFFQQRLLPLLPRIRGGGEQESALGDIFDEKERSPFAQTRLDAWIDEKKKEMKKLQGFVQNLGNTPFINPEDVENEALNLSNENVVCCTFKIGKEDDPQILSMDSYLTGKVLPQLKRKASTDIDDNNVRKKMRQALKQFTELKAANEDHKEVKFFATEEILSDTFSENPGVFIYLYEDGNLNNDDFKLSPKPEKLEAGSVRDDSIVLRWNDPYWSENNIKKYKVQYKKDEDASLDWVIQYSVCGNEAEQTAVVSGLNPATRYLFRVCAVGQVVVSQYSDTLSEITKPTSSPGKPSFVAATTDTITIAFAKPQNIGEGVIIEKYKIEWSANCQQMEQLLQYTEDALPTCTIEGLQAEVPYKFRVIAICGREGDSEPSDLSDPLQTTLAPPKFVTSRILDHCTLVQRPEDGKPEVYTLPLSRTYENRRSKLRKFVINVCEESTQLPGKRDSVPEKVIMVVGSTGSGKTTTVNAMINHVLGVQWKDDFRLKMIHESSLNQAAETIGNQAHSQTQFVSCYTLPYMEGFKVPYNLTIVDTPGFGDTRGIERDKVITEQIRKFFKTKGSAGIDHVDAICFIAQAGNPRLTPTQQYVFDRILAMFGKDIKKNILVLFTFADGQKPQALSAMLEAGILEDSNNFFKFNNSALFVANSGEDDEDNFDRMFWKMGIKSFEKFFQGLAEMEPKSLVLTKQVLDERAQLEVRLSALREKIDLGVNKLSELQQSQRVFNQHAADINANKNFKFSVQEAKRVQIELETGTYTTNCLTCNFTCHFPCKIPRNENKDKCAAMSNGSCRVCPKKCDWTTHVNDRYRYETQYETVEKEYDDIKNRYDTAVQGQSQVEAVIKQIEDEFKQTNRIVLSFVAELQRGLKKLSEIALKEDPLKQVDYLDLLIESEKSQARPGWQDRVKSLQKTRDKAEDINRLAKPGFDPWEDYRENEETRQFFKKQTEETQGGFLSQAWNKGKKAVKKVKKAVMG; this is encoded by the coding sequence ATGTCTTCGCACAGCCAAATAATTGCGGCTCTTGGTCGTCCATTTCACCTTGGCATGCTTTATGATCGCCGTTTAGAACAGCTGATACTTGGGAAAACCTTGTGGTCTCCAGATTCTCTGAGTCAGGCGGTTACCACGACAACCAAACCATTTACCAACTCAGAAGTCCTAGCCGAAGACACAATTGACGACAAAGCAAGTGCTCTCAATATTAAAGCGAACCTTAAATTGAGTTTCCTTGGGGGATTGTTTAATGTAGAAGGAGCAGCTAAATACTTAGATGATAGAAAGACTTCGACTCATCATTCTCGCGTAGTCCTGAAGTATGAGACAACAACTGAGTTAAAAGAGCTGACCATGGAACATCTCGGACGAGGAAAGGTGCAGTATCCAGAGGTGTTTGACCAAGATATTGCCACTGATGTTGTGGTTGGAATCGTGTATGGAGCAAACGCATTCTTGATCTTCGACCAGGAAGTTTCCAAAGATGAATCTTTTAAGGAGGTTCATGGTAATATGAAAGTACTGGTGAAAGCCCTGCCTGGTATCTCTGTAGACGGAAAGGGGTCTGTCGACATAAAGGAAGACCAGaagaagaaaacagagaaaatgcTTTGCAAGATGTATGGAGATTTCAGAACAGAGGAAAGTCCAACAACTTACGAAGAAGCAGTAAGGGTCTACAAACAGCTGCCATCTTTGATAGGGGACAAGGGTCAAAATGCAGTCGCTGTCCAAGTATATTTGCGTCCGCTAAGTGAAATCGATAGCAAGGGGCAACGAATGGTTAGAGAAATCAGTGTCAATTATATGAGCCAGACATGTGAGATTCAAGAACATATACAGTCTATTGAGGCTCAATGCAGCGATCTAATGAGAGAGGATGTTTGCTCGTCGTTCCCTAGAGTGAAGAAGCAGTTATCCTTTTTCAAAAGCAAAATCTCTGGATACAAGATCTTTTTCCAGCAAAGATTGTTGCCTTTGCTCCCACGCATCAGAGGGGGTGGAGAACAAGAATCAGCGCTTGGAGatatttttgatgaaaaagaGCGTTCCCCCTTCGCACAAACTCGCCTGGATGCTTGGATcgacgaaaaaaagaaagagatgaAGAAATTGCAAGGTTTCGTTCAAAACTTGGGAAACACTCCTTTTATTAATCCTGAAGATGTAGAAAACGAAGCACTCAACCTAAGCAATGAGAATGTTGTCTGCTGTACCTTTAAGATTGGCAAGGAAGACGATCCTCAGATATTGAGCATGGATAGCTATCTTACTGGAAAGGTTCTGCCGCAGTTGAAGAGAAAGGCATCAACGGATATTGATGACAACAATGTCCGTAAAAAAATGCGTCAGGCCCTGAAACAGTTCACAGAACTCAAAGCTGCAAATGAAGACCACAAGGAAGTGAAATTTTTCGCCACAGAGGAAATTCTTTCTGACACTTTCAGTGAAAACCCCGGAGTCTTTATCTATCTGTACGAAGATGGCAATCTAAATAATGACGACTTTAAGTTATCACCAAAGCCAGAGAAACTAGAAGCAGGGAGCGTGCGAGATGATTCTATCGTGCTTCGATGGAATGATCCGTACTGGAGCGAGAACAACATCAAAAAATACAAAGTTCAGTACAAAAAAGATGAAGATGCCAGCCTCGACTGGGTCATTCAGTACTCAGTGTGTGGCAACGAAGCTGAGCAAACGGCTGTTGTATCTGGGCTTAACCCCGCGACCAGGTACTTGTTCCGGGTATGCGCAGTGGGACAGGTTGTGGTCAGCCAATACAGTGATACTTTGTCTGAAATTACCAAACCAACGAGTTCACCTGGCAAGCCATCCTTTGTAGCTGCAACGACTGACACAATTACTATTGCGTTTGCGAAGCCCCAAAATATTGGAGAGGGAGTTATCATTGAAAAATACAAGATTGAGTGGAGCGCCAACTGCCAACAAATGGAGCAACTCCTGCAGTACACAGAAGACGCGTTGCCCACTTGCACAATCGAAGGTCTTCAAGCAGAAGTACCTTACAAATTTAGAGTTATCGCGATTTGTGGCAGAGAAGGAGACAGCGAGCCCAGTGATCTCAGTGATCCATTGCAAACCACACTAGCCCCGCCCAAGTTTGTTACAAGCAGGATTCTTGACCACTGTACCCTAGTTCAACGACCAGAAGATGGAAAGCCAGAAGTATACACCCTTCCTCTAAGTCGCACGTACGAAAACAGAAGAAGTAAACTGCGAAAGTTTGTCATTAATGTTTGTGAGGAGAGCACGCAGCTGCCTGGTAAACGTGATTCCGTTCCTGAGAAAGTAATCATGGTTGTTGGGTCAACAGGCTCCGGGAAGACAACCACAGTTAATGCCATGATCAACCACGTCCTGGGAGTCCAGTGGAAGGACGACTTTCGTCTCAAGATGATCCACGAAAGTTCTCTTAACCAAGCGGCGGAAACGATCGGAAATCAAGCACACAGTCAAACCCAGTTCGTATCGTGTTACACTCTACCGTACATGGAAGGATTCAAAGTACCTTACAACCTTACTATTGTAGATACACCCGGCTTTGGAGATACAAGAGGAATTGAGCGTGACAAAGTGATAACCGAACAGATCCGCaaattctttaaaacaaagGGCTCAGCAGGCATTGATCACGTTGATGCCATCTGCTTCATCGCTCAAGCTGGCAATCCGAGGCTCACCCCAACGCAACAGTATGTTTTTGACAGAATCCTGGCCATGTTTGGAAAAGATATCAAGAAGAATATCTTAGTGCTCTTTACCTTTGCTGATGGTCAAAAGCCTCAAGCCCTGTCGGCAATGCTAGAAGCCGGAATCCTAGAAGATAGTAATAACTtcttcaagtttaacaacagcGCCCTATTTGTGGCTAACTCTGGTGAAGATGACGAAGACAACTTCGACAGAATGTTTTGGAAAATGGGAATCAAGAGTTTCGAGAAGTTCTTTCAAGGCTTGGCCGAGATGGAACCAAAAAGTCTTGTCCTCACCAAGCAGGTGTTGGACGAAAGAGCTCAGCTGGAAGTTCGACTCAGTGCTTTGAGGGAGAAGATTGACCTTGGAGTAAACAAACTGAGCGAACTGCAACAGTCACAGAGGGTATTCAATCAACATGCAGCCGACATTAATGCCAACAAGAACTTTAAGTTCTCTGTTCAAGAAGCAAAACGTGTCCAAATAGAGCTTGAAACTGGTACGTATACCACCAACTGCTTGACTTGCAACTTCACTTGCCATTTTCCTTGTAAAATTCCTAGGAATGAAAATAAGGATAAATGCGCAGCCATGTCGAATGGAAGTTGCCGAGTGTGTCCAAAGAAGTGTGACTGGACAACTCACGTTAATGATCGATATCGCTATGAAACCCAGTATGAAACCGTGGAAAAGGAATATGACGATATTAAAAACAGATACGATACAGCGGTTCAAGGCCAGAGCCAGGTAGAGGCTGTGATCAAGCAAATAGAAGATGAATTCAAGCAAACCAATCGCATTGTGCTGAGCTTTGTCGCCGAATTGCAACGTGGTCTGAAGAAGCTGTCAGAAATTGCCCTTAAAGAGGACCCACTAAAACAAGTGGACTACTTGGATCTTCTCATAGAATCCGAGAAATCACAAGCAAGACCTGGCTGGCAAGATCGTGTAAAATCGTTGCAGAAAACAAGGGATAAAGCAGAGGACATCAATCGTCTTGCAAAGCCTGGATTCGACCCATGGGAAGATTATCGCGAGAACGAGGAAACTCGTCAGTTTTTTAAGAAGCAAACTGAAGAGACTCAAGGAGGATTCCTGAGTCAAGCTTGGAACAAAGGAAAGAAAGCAgttaagaaagtaaaaaaagctGTCATGGGCTGA
- the LOC136911015 gene encoding uncharacterized protein, translating to MANAFMCNIEEKLKNQNKMPAFYKRYVDDTLSKMPDVSSASEFLLTLNEIHPSLSFTMELEDNGKLPFLGMVIIRNGPRLDTKVYVKPTDTGLLLHYQSHVDLKYKHSLLNTMLNRAFKLSSNWQFFHQECERLKMVFARLHYPETVIDNTIRHFIEMRVTENVCSKQQVSDEQDAPTRIVLPFKDQKSANAVRHQLSDLSRKIDAVVQPVYVSKKIKGHFKPKEHKPPIVNQQNVVYHYKCGLCDTDYVGFTCRHLHQRVDEHKRSTIGYHVKDEHGGDPDSIGNNFEILKKCQNKLDCLIFEMLFIRKLKPKLNKQSDSIRAKLFT from the coding sequence ATGGCAAATGCGTTTATGTGCAATAttgaagagaaattgaaaaaccaaaacaagatgCCTGCTTTCTATAAGCGATATGTCGATGACACTCTCAGCAAAATGCCCGATGTTTCATCTGCCTCTGAATTCTTGTTAACACTGAATGAAATACACCCCTCACTCAGCTTCACAATGGAACTCGAAGACAACGGCAAGCTCCCCTTTCTCGGTATGGTGATCATCAGAAATGGTCCTCGACTAGATACGAAGGTCTACGTGAAACCAACCGATACTGGGCTTTTATTGCATTACCAAAGTCATGTTGACTTGAAGTATAAGCATTCTCTATTGAACACAATGTTAAACCGTGCATTCAAACTCTCATCGAATTGGCAGTTCTTCCATCAAGAATGCGAACGTCTTAAAATGGTTTTTGCTCGCTTGCATTATCCTGAAACCGTCATAGATAACACCATCAGACATTTTATCGAAATGAGAGTTACTGAGAATGTGTGTTCTAAACAGCAAGTATCCGACGAACAAGATGCCCCTACCAGAATTGTGTTACCGTTCAAAGACCAGAAATCGGCAAATGCGGTAAGACACCAACTCAGCGATCTCAGTCGAAAGATTGATGCCGTCGTCCAGCCTGTTTATGTAAGCAAAAAGATCAAAGGACATTTCAAGCCGAAGGAGCATAAACCTCCCATTGTAAATCAACAAAacgttgtttatcattacaaGTGTGGTCTGTGTGATACAGACTATGTCGGCTTCACGTGTCGACACCTACATCAACGTGTTGATGAGCATAAGCGATCAACAATCGGCTACCACGTAAAGGACGAGCACGGAGGGGATCCGGATTCCATTGGAAACAACTTCGAGATTTTGAAGAAGTGTCAGAATAAACTTGACtgcttgatttttgaaatgctttttattcgcaaactcaaaccaaaactaaataagCAGAGTGACTCGATCCGCGCGAAGCTATTTActtag